In Desmospora activa DSM 45169, one genomic interval encodes:
- a CDS encoding NAD(P)H-hydrate dehydratase, which produces MYLYTAQEMRDLDRYAIETIGVPGAVLMENAGQAVTRQLLKRHPGLGRATVLAGTGNNGGDGYVIARLLASAGWHVRLWQLGPTAKMSAETRLFRDVCLRSQPHPLQWEQERLPDLVDDLRRSDWVIDAMLGTGVRGQPREPLQTVIAAVNRETRGRILAVDLPSGVETDTGAVPGKAVQADWTVTLAGPKWGHYLQPGAEHCGELTVADIGIPAVAHQTHPPTARLNGIDEWGEYLHPRSPWSHKGTHGHMMVVGGSRGMLGAAALASMAAYRTGVGMVTVAVPEGQETAMASQVTEPLVWGWPDRGDGGFADSLPLGWDERKNRFRAVAVGPGLGRVSNVTWLKPLLELGCPVVLDADGLNLLAREPAILRQVASTVVLTPHPGEMARLAACTVSEVEANRPGVARDWAREYGVTVVLKGSHTIIAAADGSCVVEGNVAPALAKAGSGDVLTGILGAWLARGIPPFAAAALSVHLHSRAGRLAVVDTPDSVVATDVVRAIGPALHQLIQLRSRA; this is translated from the coding sequence TTGTATCTCTACACTGCACAGGAAATGCGCGATTTGGACCGGTACGCCATCGAAACGATCGGTGTACCGGGAGCGGTTCTGATGGAAAATGCGGGCCAAGCGGTGACACGACAGTTACTGAAACGTCATCCCGGTTTAGGTAGGGCAACAGTATTGGCCGGAACGGGCAACAACGGTGGTGACGGCTACGTCATCGCCCGCTTGTTGGCGTCGGCAGGTTGGCACGTGCGTTTGTGGCAACTGGGACCGACGGCGAAAATGTCCGCGGAGACACGCCTTTTTCGCGATGTCTGCCTCCGCTCTCAACCCCACCCGCTCCAGTGGGAACAAGAGCGCTTGCCGGATTTGGTGGATGACCTGCGCCGTTCCGACTGGGTGATCGACGCCATGCTGGGTACCGGTGTACGCGGTCAACCGCGGGAGCCGTTACAAACGGTGATCGCTGCAGTCAACCGGGAGACACGGGGGCGAATTTTGGCGGTCGATCTCCCCAGCGGGGTGGAGACGGACACCGGAGCGGTACCGGGGAAGGCGGTTCAGGCCGATTGGACCGTTACCTTGGCTGGACCCAAGTGGGGGCATTATCTACAGCCAGGGGCGGAGCACTGTGGCGAGCTGACGGTGGCCGACATCGGCATCCCTGCTGTTGCTCACCAAACCCACCCCCCTACTGCCCGCCTCAACGGCATCGATGAGTGGGGAGAGTATCTCCACCCTCGCTCTCCATGGTCGCACAAAGGCACACATGGGCACATGATGGTGGTGGGAGGTTCCCGCGGCATGTTGGGGGCGGCAGCATTGGCATCAATGGCCGCCTACCGCACCGGTGTCGGCATGGTGACGGTGGCCGTGCCGGAAGGGCAAGAGACAGCGATGGCTTCCCAGGTGACAGAGCCACTCGTGTGGGGGTGGCCTGATCGTGGCGACGGCGGTTTTGCCGATTCTCTTCCTCTAGGATGGGATGAGCGAAAAAATCGCTTCCGCGCTGTTGCTGTCGGTCCGGGGTTGGGCCGTGTGTCCAACGTTACGTGGTTAAAACCTCTGCTGGAGTTGGGCTGCCCGGTGGTACTGGATGCCGATGGTCTCAACTTGCTCGCGCGCGAACCTGCGATCCTGCGTCAGGTTGCATCGACCGTCGTCCTAACCCCACACCCGGGCGAGATGGCCCGTCTCGCCGCTTGTACCGTAAGCGAAGTGGAGGCGAATCGTCCAGGGGTGGCTCGGGATTGGGCCCGAGAGTACGGTGTAACCGTGGTGTTGAAGGGAAGTCACACCATTATCGCAGCGGCGGACGGGTCCTGCGTCGTTGAGGGAAATGTAGCACCCGCACTAGCTAAAGCCGGTTCCGGTGATGTGTTGACCGGGATTCTGGGAGCCTGGTTGGCCCGTGGCATTCCACCGTTTGCAGCGGCGGCCCTATCGGTTCATCTGCACAGTCGCGCCGGCCGTCTAGCCGTTGTCGATACTCCGGATAGCGTTGTTGCCACCGATGTTGTTCGTGCCATCGGACCTGCTCTTCATCAGTTGATCCAATTGCGCTCCCGTGCCTGA